A single region of the Bombus fervidus isolate BK054 chromosome 18, iyBomFerv1, whole genome shotgun sequence genome encodes:
- the Use1 gene encoding vesicle transport protein Use1 isoform X3, which produces MKSVSCEMNQMSREEIDIRRLLTRCEFMAKDDPHKDWKLEKYILALDDMIKQLQTLPRKPSKDTMMGYIKRIDFLKGLINTTKLTSPVDRVAAVQMLPKSSTTFNDSIGPNITTQIHQKTSAKYNRELRAELFHSDKEDGIRQRLTSTNMHDDDLGAILKYNRNIQEKIAENMLSMTSSIKEHALAANAIIKKDIGLLEKSDKLTDVNTSKLKTESLKLQEQTQSYWRCWMWVMIAFVLVVFFNMVLFIKVAKKSI; this is translated from the exons ATGAAGTCAGTTAGTTGCG aAATGAATCAAATGTCCAGAGAAGAAATTGATATCAGACGACTTTTAACAAGATGTGAATTCATGGCAAAAGATGATCCTCATAAGGATTGGAAGCTTGAAaag TACATCCTTGCTTTGGATGATATGATCAAACAATTACAAACATTACCACG TAAACCATCTAAGGATACCATGATGGGTTACATTAAACGAATAGATTTCCTGAAGGGATTAATAAATACAACTAAACTTACAAGTCCAGTAGATAGAGTTGCAGCTGTACAAATGTTACCAAAAAGTTCTACAACATTTAATGATTCAATAGGTCCAAATATAACAACCCAGATACATCAAAAAACTTCAGCAAAATATAATAGAGAATTGCGTGCTGAATTATTCCATAGTGATAAGG AAGATGGTATAAGACAAAGATTAACTAGTACAAACATGCATGATGATGATTTAGgtgcaattttaaaatataatagaaatattcaagAAAAAATTGCTGAGAATATGCTTTCTATGACTAGTAGCATAAAAGAGCATGCTTTAGCAGCAAATGCcattataaaaaaagatattggcTTACTTGAAAAATCTGATAAATTAACTGATGTTAAtacaagtaaattaaaaacagaATCACTAAAACTGCAAGAACAAACACAATCATATTGGCGGTGCTGGATGTGGGTGATGATCGCATTTGTTTTAGTTGTATTTTTCA atatggtattatttataaaagttgcaaagaaaagtatttaa
- the Use1 gene encoding vesicle transport protein Use1 isoform X1, whose product MPTSIAIYDYRISHEMNQMSREEIDIRRLLTRCEFMAKDDPHKDWKLEKYILALDDMIKQLQTLPRKPSKDTMMGYIKRIDFLKGLINTTKLTSPVDRVAAVQMLPKSSTTFNDSIGPNITTQIHQKTSAKYNRELRAELFHSDKEDGIRQRLTSTNMHDDDLGAILKYNRNIQEKIAENMLSMTSSIKEHALAANAIIKKDIGLLEKSDKLTDVNTSKLKTESLKLQEQTQSYWRCWMWVMIAFVLVVFFNMVLFIKVAKKSI is encoded by the exons ATGCCAACGTCAATCGCTATCTATGACTATCGTATTTCTCACG aAATGAATCAAATGTCCAGAGAAGAAATTGATATCAGACGACTTTTAACAAGATGTGAATTCATGGCAAAAGATGATCCTCATAAGGATTGGAAGCTTGAAaag TACATCCTTGCTTTGGATGATATGATCAAACAATTACAAACATTACCACG TAAACCATCTAAGGATACCATGATGGGTTACATTAAACGAATAGATTTCCTGAAGGGATTAATAAATACAACTAAACTTACAAGTCCAGTAGATAGAGTTGCAGCTGTACAAATGTTACCAAAAAGTTCTACAACATTTAATGATTCAATAGGTCCAAATATAACAACCCAGATACATCAAAAAACTTCAGCAAAATATAATAGAGAATTGCGTGCTGAATTATTCCATAGTGATAAGG AAGATGGTATAAGACAAAGATTAACTAGTACAAACATGCATGATGATGATTTAGgtgcaattttaaaatataatagaaatattcaagAAAAAATTGCTGAGAATATGCTTTCTATGACTAGTAGCATAAAAGAGCATGCTTTAGCAGCAAATGCcattataaaaaaagatattggcTTACTTGAAAAATCTGATAAATTAACTGATGTTAAtacaagtaaattaaaaacagaATCACTAAAACTGCAAGAACAAACACAATCATATTGGCGGTGCTGGATGTGGGTGATGATCGCATTTGTTTTAGTTGTATTTTTCA atatggtattatttataaaagttgcaaagaaaagtatttaa
- the Use1 gene encoding vesicle transport protein Use1 isoform X4, protein MNQMSREEIDIRRLLTRCEFMAKDDPHKDWKLEKYILALDDMIKQLQTLPRKPSKDTMMGYIKRIDFLKGLINTTKLTSPVDRVAAVQMLPKSSTTFNDSIGPNITTQIHQKTSAKYNRELRAELFHSDKEDGIRQRLTSTNMHDDDLGAILKYNRNIQEKIAENMLSMTSSIKEHALAANAIIKKDIGLLEKSDKLTDVNTSKLKTESLKLQEQTQSYWRCWMWVMIAFVLVVFFNMVLFIKVAKKSI, encoded by the exons ATGAATCAAATGTCCAGAGAAGAAATTGATATCAGACGACTTTTAACAAGATGTGAATTCATGGCAAAAGATGATCCTCATAAGGATTGGAAGCTTGAAaag TACATCCTTGCTTTGGATGATATGATCAAACAATTACAAACATTACCACG TAAACCATCTAAGGATACCATGATGGGTTACATTAAACGAATAGATTTCCTGAAGGGATTAATAAATACAACTAAACTTACAAGTCCAGTAGATAGAGTTGCAGCTGTACAAATGTTACCAAAAAGTTCTACAACATTTAATGATTCAATAGGTCCAAATATAACAACCCAGATACATCAAAAAACTTCAGCAAAATATAATAGAGAATTGCGTGCTGAATTATTCCATAGTGATAAGG AAGATGGTATAAGACAAAGATTAACTAGTACAAACATGCATGATGATGATTTAGgtgcaattttaaaatataatagaaatattcaagAAAAAATTGCTGAGAATATGCTTTCTATGACTAGTAGCATAAAAGAGCATGCTTTAGCAGCAAATGCcattataaaaaaagatattggcTTACTTGAAAAATCTGATAAATTAACTGATGTTAAtacaagtaaattaaaaacagaATCACTAAAACTGCAAGAACAAACACAATCATATTGGCGGTGCTGGATGTGGGTGATGATCGCATTTGTTTTAGTTGTATTTTTCA atatggtattatttataaaagttgcaaagaaaagtatttaa
- the Use1 gene encoding vesicle transport protein Use1 isoform X5, whose product MILIRIGSLKSKPSKDTMMGYIKRIDFLKGLINTTKLTSPVDRVAAVQMLPKSSTTFNDSIGPNITTQIHQKTSAKYNRELRAELFHSDKEDGIRQRLTSTNMHDDDLGAILKYNRNIQEKIAENMLSMTSSIKEHALAANAIIKKDIGLLEKSDKLTDVNTSKLKTESLKLQEQTQSYWRCWMWVMIAFVLVVFFNMVLFIKVAKKSI is encoded by the exons ATGATCCTCATAAGGATTGGAAGCTTGAAaag TAAACCATCTAAGGATACCATGATGGGTTACATTAAACGAATAGATTTCCTGAAGGGATTAATAAATACAACTAAACTTACAAGTCCAGTAGATAGAGTTGCAGCTGTACAAATGTTACCAAAAAGTTCTACAACATTTAATGATTCAATAGGTCCAAATATAACAACCCAGATACATCAAAAAACTTCAGCAAAATATAATAGAGAATTGCGTGCTGAATTATTCCATAGTGATAAGG AAGATGGTATAAGACAAAGATTAACTAGTACAAACATGCATGATGATGATTTAGgtgcaattttaaaatataatagaaatattcaagAAAAAATTGCTGAGAATATGCTTTCTATGACTAGTAGCATAAAAGAGCATGCTTTAGCAGCAAATGCcattataaaaaaagatattggcTTACTTGAAAAATCTGATAAATTAACTGATGTTAAtacaagtaaattaaaaacagaATCACTAAAACTGCAAGAACAAACACAATCATATTGGCGGTGCTGGATGTGGGTGATGATCGCATTTGTTTTAGTTGTATTTTTCA atatggtattatttataaaagttgcaaagaaaagtatttaa
- the Snx1 gene encoding sorting nexin 1 encodes MADIKESPPLFDTNEVKVDDLDDDDEDIFASAVQDQSQLEDSPPYNGVSTIQTELPKLTLRDAPEENSFSSVSSPAPGPLSSPLGPMSTDIGDLHDVPINDNTDVLSTNVIQTQSPDVVSTDSSDVFLKITVTSPQKIGDGMGAYVAYKVETETNMPIFRKRNFSVIRRFSDFLGLHDKLTDKYLRNGRIIPPAPEKSVIGTTKIKMSGDKNQEQNSSSTEFIEKRRAALERYLNRTAAHPVLSVDPDFREFLEADMELPKATNTSALSGKGVMRLFNKVGETVNKITYKMDETDKWFEEKTSQIDSLDVQLRALHSAVDTLTNQRRELATCTGATARSIAVLGHGEPGASLGRALAQLAETLEKVEAIRRVQSNSDLYQFGEMLRDYVALIGAIKDVFHERVKVFQNWQHAQMMLNKKREQKARLEQSGRTDKTSQAATEVIEWEAKVDRGQEEFDNISKIIKKEVERFELVRVEDFKKQLIEYLESMLQYQNQLIKYWESFLPEARAVA; translated from the exons ATGGCTGATATAAAAGAATCTCCGCCGCTATTTGATACTAATGAGGTGAAAGTTGATGATTTAgacgacgacgatgaagaTATTTTTGCATCAGCAGTACAG GATCAAAGTCAATTAGAGGATTCACCTCCTTACAACGGAGTATCAACTATTCAAACAGAATTACCAAAGTTAACTTTACGAGATGCACCagaagaaaattcattttcatcgGTATCAAGTCCTGCACCAGGACCATTAAGTTCACCTTTGGGACCAATGAGTACTGACATAGGTGATCTCCATGATGTTCCCATAAACGATAATACAGATGTACTTTCAACAAATGTTATACAGACTCAGTCACCTGATGTG gtaTCGACAGATTCTTCTGatgttttcttaaaaattactGTAACTTCTCCTCAAAAAATAGGAGATGGAATGGGTGCTTATGTTGCTTACAAAGTTGAGACAGAAACAAATATGCCAATAtttagaaagagaaatttcagTGTTATTAGACGCTTCAGTGATTTTCTTGGCCTTCATGACAAATTAACAGATAAATATCTTAGAAATGGCAGAATAATTCCTCCAGCTCCAGAGAAGAGTGTTATTG GGACAACTAAGATTAAAATGTCTGGTGACAAGAATCAAGAACAAAATTCCAGTTCTAcagaatttattgaaaaacgcAGAGCAGCACttgaaagatatttgaatAGAACTGCAGCTCATCCAGTGCTTAGTGTTGATCCTGATTTTAGAGAATTTTTAGAAGCTG atatGGAATTACCTAAAGCTACTAATACATCTGCACTTAGTGGTAAAGGAGTAATGAGGCTGTTTAACAAAGTTGGAGAAACTGTTAACAAGATAACATATAAAATGGATGAAActgataaa tGGTTTGAAGAGAAGACATCACAAATTGATTCTCTTGATGTTCAACTGCGTGCATTACATTCTGCTGTTGATACCTTAACTAATCAGAGAAGAGAATTAGCAACATGTACTGGTGCAACAGCAAGATCCATTGCAGTTCTTGGTCATGGCGAACCAGGAGCATCTCTTGGAAGGGCATTAGCTCAGTTAGCTGAGACATTGGAAAAAGTAGAAGCGATCAGAAGAGTGCAAAGTAATAGCGATCTGTATCAGTTTGGAGAAATGTTAAGAGATTATGTTGCACTGATTGGAGCAATAAAG GATGTATTTCATGAAAGAGTAAAAGTTTTTCAAAATTGGCAACATGCTCAAAtgatgttaaataaaaaaagggaaCAGAAAGCAAGATTAGAACAATCTGGAAGAACTGACAAAACAAGCCAAGCTGCTACTGAAGTAATAGAATGGGAAGCAAAAGTTGATAGAGGGCAAGAAGAATTTGACAATATTtcgaagataattaaaaaagaagttgAACGATTTGAATTAGTGAGAGTGGAAGACTTTAAGAAAcaattaatagaatatttggaATCCATGTTACAGTACCAAAACCaacttattaaatattggGAAAGCTTTTTGCCTGAAGCACGAGCAGTGGCATGA
- the Use1 gene encoding vesicle transport protein Use1 isoform X2 produces the protein MPTSIAIYDYRISHEMNQMSREEIDIRRLLTRCEFMAKDDPHKDWKLEKYILALDDMIKQLQTLPRKPSKDTMMGYIKRIDFLKGLINTTKLTSPVDRVAAVQMLPKSSTTFNDSIGPNITTQIHQKTSAKYNRELRAELFHSDKDGIRQRLTSTNMHDDDLGAILKYNRNIQEKIAENMLSMTSSIKEHALAANAIIKKDIGLLEKSDKLTDVNTSKLKTESLKLQEQTQSYWRCWMWVMIAFVLVVFFNMVLFIKVAKKSI, from the exons ATGCCAACGTCAATCGCTATCTATGACTATCGTATTTCTCACG aAATGAATCAAATGTCCAGAGAAGAAATTGATATCAGACGACTTTTAACAAGATGTGAATTCATGGCAAAAGATGATCCTCATAAGGATTGGAAGCTTGAAaag TACATCCTTGCTTTGGATGATATGATCAAACAATTACAAACATTACCACG TAAACCATCTAAGGATACCATGATGGGTTACATTAAACGAATAGATTTCCTGAAGGGATTAATAAATACAACTAAACTTACAAGTCCAGTAGATAGAGTTGCAGCTGTACAAATGTTACCAAAAAGTTCTACAACATTTAATGATTCAATAGGTCCAAATATAACAACCCAGATACATCAAAAAACTTCAGCAAAATATAATAGAGAATTGCGTGCTGAATTATTCCATAGTGATAAGG ATGGTATAAGACAAAGATTAACTAGTACAAACATGCATGATGATGATTTAGgtgcaattttaaaatataatagaaatattcaagAAAAAATTGCTGAGAATATGCTTTCTATGACTAGTAGCATAAAAGAGCATGCTTTAGCAGCAAATGCcattataaaaaaagatattggcTTACTTGAAAAATCTGATAAATTAACTGATGTTAAtacaagtaaattaaaaacagaATCACTAAAACTGCAAGAACAAACACAATCATATTGGCGGTGCTGGATGTGGGTGATGATCGCATTTGTTTTAGTTGTATTTTTCA atatggtattatttataaaagttgcaaagaaaagtatttaa